Proteins encoded in a region of the Mucispirillum schaedleri ASF457 genome:
- a CDS encoding sulfite exporter TauE/SafE family protein, which produces MITTFLLLLLGVIVGILGAILGIGGGIVMVPVLTFLFDMPVHNAIAVSLVVITANSMSTSAVYLKTGATNLNLGIALSIASVAGALIGSKTAVHLPQSAVMIILGVIQFIMAYLTYIKMKKGSKNHSIADIKNKSFFYGEYKDKATGDIVKYNPVKTGYNFLFSVFSGVFSGLSGAGGGAMIIPGMNLISDIPIKAATATSSFIIGFTAAAGSIVYMQAGYVDVKVVCSIILGIYAGTTISMRYFSKITDKKVSYLLIALLLLVAFQMLYEGVSLLD; this is translated from the coding sequence ATGATTACAACATTTCTTTTACTACTGCTTGGGGTTATTGTTGGTATATTAGGTGCTATTTTAGGAATAGGCGGCGGCATAGTTATGGTGCCTGTTCTTACTTTTTTGTTTGATATGCCTGTGCATAATGCCATTGCAGTTTCACTTGTAGTAATTACAGCAAACAGTATGTCCACATCAGCAGTTTATTTAAAAACAGGTGCAACAAACTTAAATTTAGGCATAGCATTGTCTATTGCATCAGTTGCAGGTGCTTTAATAGGCAGTAAAACGGCAGTTCATCTTCCACAAAGTGCAGTTATGATAATACTTGGAGTTATCCAGTTTATTATGGCATATCTTACATATATTAAAATGAAAAAAGGCTCTAAAAATCACAGCATTGCAGATATTAAAAATAAAAGTTTTTTTTATGGTGAATATAAAGACAAAGCAACAGGGGATATTGTTAAATACAACCCTGTAAAAACAGGATATAACTTTTTATTCAGTGTTTTTTCTGGGGTATTTTCAGGTTTAAGCGGTGCAGGTGGTGGTGCGATGATTATACCCGGAATGAACTTAATTTCAGATATACCAATAAAAGCTGCAACTGCAACAAGCTCTTTTATAATAGGTTTTACTGCAGCAGCAGGCAGTATTGTATATATGCAGGCAGGATATGTTGATGTAAAAGTTGTATGCTCTATAATATTAGGTATATATGCAGGCACAACAATAAGTATGCGCTATTTTTCTAAAATAACAGATAAGAAAGTATCATATCTTTTGATAGCTCTGCTTTTATTAGTAGCTTTTCAAATGCTTTATGAGGGAGTGAGTTTGCTTGACTGA
- a CDS encoding succinate dehydrogenase assembly factor 2: MSENPLYKKAYFQCARRAILENEVLMKKFIAEKVKDSYSDEKLIRLNELLTKMYDNDMFDLIMGTKSAEDLKNLYDYEICREIEVYAKELQAKGEAVI, from the coding sequence ATGAGTGAAAACCCGCTTTATAAAAAGGCATATTTTCAATGTGCAAGAAGAGCAATACTTGAAAATGAAGTATTAATGAAAAAATTTATTGCAGAAAAAGTAAAAGATAGTTACAGCGACGAAAAATTAATCAGATTAAATGAGCTGCTTACAAAAATGTATGATAATGATATGTTTGATTTAATAATGGGGACAAAATCAGCAGAAGATTTAAAAAATTTATATGACTATGAAATATGCAGAGAAATAGAAGTATATGCAAAAGAGCTGCAGGCAAAAGGTGAAGCAGTAATATAA
- a CDS encoding 2-oxoacid:acceptor oxidoreductase subunit alpha yields MEKERKFLQGNDAVALGALYAGCKFFAGYPITPSTEVAERLAAWLPSHGGRFIQMEDEISAMAAVIGASLAGAKSLTATSGPGMSLKLENLGYGYMAEVPCVVLNVMRGGPSTGTPTGPGQADIMQARWGTHGDHPCIALTPSTVYEQFSQTVRAFNLAEKYRMPVIILSDEIIGHMREAIEIPAKGELEIIDRLKPVCSAEDYKPYDNSQPVSPLAPFGSCYRYHVTGLNHDEYGFPTNSSKLIGIQEERLLSKVEKNYDDIVLTEHFHCDDAEYIIFAFGSSARASKDAVLNLRKKGIKAGLLKPLTIWPFPDIDILKYAGKVKGFLVPELSLGQTVREVSRAVNGKCRVEHIYRVDSEPVSPAQIKKAVEAM; encoded by the coding sequence ATGGAAAAAGAGCGTAAATTTTTACAAGGCAACGATGCTGTTGCATTAGGTGCATTATATGCAGGGTGTAAATTTTTTGCAGGCTATCCTATTACTCCGTCAACAGAAGTTGCAGAGCGTCTTGCTGCATGGCTTCCATCTCATGGTGGCAGGTTTATACAAATGGAAGATGAAATTAGTGCAATGGCAGCAGTTATTGGAGCTTCCCTTGCTGGTGCTAAATCACTTACTGCTACAAGCGGTCCTGGTATGTCATTAAAATTAGAAAATTTAGGATATGGATATATGGCAGAAGTGCCATGTGTTGTTTTAAATGTTATGCGTGGCGGACCGTCAACAGGCACTCCAACAGGTCCTGGACAGGCAGATATTATGCAGGCTCGCTGGGGAACTCATGGGGACCATCCATGTATTGCTCTTACACCATCAACAGTTTATGAGCAGTTCAGCCAGACAGTCAGAGCATTTAATTTAGCAGAAAAATATCGCATGCCTGTAATTATTTTATCAGATGAGATTATAGGGCATATGAGAGAAGCTATAGAAATACCTGCAAAAGGCGAGCTTGAAATAATAGATAGATTAAAACCAGTATGCAGTGCAGAAGATTACAAGCCTTATGATAACAGCCAGCCTGTTTCACCACTTGCACCATTTGGCTCGTGTTACCGCTACCATGTTACAGGGCTTAATCATGATGAATACGGCTTTCCAACAAACAGCTCTAAATTAATAGGTATACAGGAAGAAAGACTTTTATCAAAAGTAGAAAAAAATTATGATGATATAGTATTAACAGAACATTTTCACTGTGATGATGCAGAATATATTATTTTTGCTTTTGGAAGTTCTGCTCGTGCTTCAAAAGATGCAGTGCTTAATTTAAGAAAAAAAGGTATAAAAGCAGGACTTTTAAAACCATTAACTATATGGCCGTTTCCAGATATTGATATACTTAAATATGCAGGAAAAGTGAAAGGGTTTTTAGTTCCAGAATTAAGCCTTGGTCAAACTGTAAGAGAAGTTAGCCGTGCAGTAAATGGTAAATGCAGAGTGGAGCATATATACAGGGTAGACAGTGAGCCTGTCTCACCTGCACAAATAAAAAAAGCAGTGGAGGCGATGTAA
- the bioB gene encoding biotin synthase BioB produces MMMVNKIKNKILSEEKITYGEALSLADAPINQLISAADEIRKHFCGNIFDICSIINAKSGRCSEDCKFCAQSAHYKTNINEYPILDKDEIIKNALYMAEKGVLRFSIVTSGKALTDKDVNILAETIKEIKSKSNISICASLGLLSDENFKKLKDAGLERVHNNLETSKNFFPKVCSTHTFDDKVNALKAALKSNLSVCSGGIIGLGESMQDRIDLAFSLEKLNIKSVPLNILSPVKGTPFENNKPLSEEEILKTTAIFRFIIPDAFIRLAGGRSILKDKGKKAFLSGANAAITGDMLTTCGISVDTDMQIIKETGYIVELIN; encoded by the coding sequence ATGATGATGGTAAATAAAATAAAAAACAAAATTTTATCAGAGGAAAAAATAACTTATGGTGAAGCTCTTTCATTAGCTGATGCTCCCATAAATCAGCTGATAAGTGCAGCAGATGAAATTAGAAAGCATTTTTGCGGCAATATTTTTGATATATGCTCAATTATAAATGCAAAAAGTGGAAGATGCAGTGAAGACTGTAAATTTTGTGCACAGTCTGCCCATTATAAAACAAATATTAATGAGTATCCTATACTTGATAAGGATGAAATTATAAAAAATGCTTTATATATGGCTGAAAAAGGTGTGCTGCGTTTTTCTATTGTAACATCAGGCAAAGCATTAACTGATAAAGATGTGAATATATTAGCAGAAACTATAAAAGAGATTAAATCAAAATCAAATATTTCAATATGTGCTTCTCTTGGACTGCTTTCAGACGAAAACTTTAAGAAATTAAAAGATGCAGGGCTTGAAAGAGTGCATAATAACCTTGAAACTTCTAAAAACTTTTTTCCAAAAGTCTGCTCTACCCATACTTTTGATGATAAAGTAAATGCTTTAAAAGCTGCATTAAAATCCAACCTTTCTGTATGCAGCGGCGGTATTATAGGGCTTGGAGAAAGTATGCAGGATAGAATTGATTTAGCTTTTTCACTTGAAAAATTAAATATAAAATCTGTGCCTTTAAATATACTTTCCCCTGTAAAAGGCACGCCTTTTGAAAACAATAAGCCATTAAGCGAAGAAGAAATATTAAAAACTACAGCCATATTTCGTTTTATTATTCCTGATGCTTTTATCCGCCTTGCTGGTGGCAGGTCTATTTTAAAAGATAAAGGCAAAAAAGCATTTTTATCTGGTGCAAATGCTGCAATTACTGGCGATATGCTTACAACCTGCGGTATATCTGTTGATACTGATATGCAGATTATAAAAGAAACTGGATATATTGTAGAGCTGATAAATTGA
- the bioA gene encoding adenosylmethionine--8-amino-7-oxononanoate transaminase, which yields MAQYTSLEEKDLKYIWHPCSQMKDYESLAPMIIEKGKGIYLYDIYGKEYIDIISSWWCNLLGHCNEKISSAVKEQLDKLEHVIFANFSHTGAINLSEKLVNIAPRGLNKCNFSDNGSAAVESALKMSFQYQYQSGHPEKRKFMCLSEGYHGETIGALSVGALDLYAKIYEPILIDSIRITAPDCYRCPFNKHRDTCSTECFIYAEAAFEKYGMETCAIILEPLLQGSAGMRIYPKEYLVKLRDICNKYGVILIADEIATGFGRTGRMFAFDHAGISPDIMCISKGLTGGYMPMSITMTTDEIYYAFYDDYNKGKAFMHSHTYSGNPLGCAAANAVLDILEQDKIIEKAQITAEYLNRKMVERFKDHKNIGEIRHIGLINAMELVEDKNTKKPFNAEKRIGYQIYKKALANGLILRPLGNVLYFNPALIITEEQLDTAIDIAYNALISILGE from the coding sequence ATGGCACAATATACATCCCTTGAAGAAAAGGACTTAAAATATATATGGCATCCCTGCTCTCAAATGAAAGATTATGAAAGCCTTGCACCAATGATTATAGAAAAGGGCAAAGGTATTTATTTGTATGATATATATGGAAAAGAATATATTGATATAATAAGCTCATGGTGGTGTAATCTTTTAGGTCACTGTAATGAAAAAATAAGCAGTGCAGTTAAAGAGCAGCTTGATAAGCTGGAACATGTAATATTTGCAAATTTTTCTCACACTGGTGCAATTAATCTAAGTGAAAAATTAGTTAATATTGCACCTCGTGGTTTAAATAAATGCAATTTTTCTGACAACGGCTCTGCTGCTGTTGAAAGTGCATTAAAAATGAGCTTTCAGTATCAATATCAAAGCGGTCATCCAGAAAAAAGAAAATTTATGTGTTTAAGTGAAGGCTATCATGGTGAAACCATTGGTGCATTATCTGTTGGTGCCCTTGATTTATATGCTAAAATTTATGAGCCTATTTTAATAGATTCCATAAGAATTACTGCACCAGACTGTTACAGATGCCCTTTTAATAAGCATAGAGATACATGCAGCACAGAATGTTTTATATATGCAGAAGCAGCATTTGAAAAATATGGAATGGAAACTTGTGCTATTATTTTAGAGCCACTTTTACAGGGCAGTGCAGGTATGAGAATATATCCAAAAGAGTATCTTGTAAAATTAAGAGATATTTGCAATAAATATGGTGTTATTTTAATAGCTGATGAAATAGCCACTGGATTTGGAAGAACTGGCAGAATGTTTGCCTTTGACCATGCAGGTATAAGCCCTGATATTATGTGTATATCTAAAGGTTTAACAGGCGGATATATGCCTATGTCTATTACTATGACAACAGATGAAATATATTATGCTTTTTATGATGATTATAATAAAGGTAAAGCCTTTATGCACTCTCACACATACAGTGGCAACCCATTAGGATGTGCAGCAGCAAATGCAGTGCTTGATATTTTAGAGCAGGATAAAATAATAGAAAAAGCACAAATCACGGCAGAATACCTTAACAGAAAAATGGTGGAAAGATTTAAAGACCATAAAAATATTGGAGAAATACGCCATATTGGTCTTATTAATGCTATGGAGCTTGTGGAAGATAAAAACACTAAAAAGCCTTTTAATGCAGAAAAACGAATAGGATACCAGATATATAAAAAAGCACTTGCAAATGGCTTAATATTAAGACCACTTGGAAATGTGCTGTATTTTAACCCTGCCTTAATTATTACAGAAGAACAGCTTGATACTGCCATAGATATTGCCTATAATGCACTAATAAGTATTCTTGGAGAATAA
- a CDS encoding ankyrin repeat domain-containing protein, producing the protein MPVILNNDINGWNAFSSKALSSNGDDFGIIIDFAGGGVYEMPQDDVKTYLSKFAPQDAFIIKELIPSKNNKGFTKMIAVDASALYNKEELNHLVLLNDLDLANQSQNMYSYQSEIRETPKVDGDKTFNKINKNAVVLDKPLITAATNGQYDRLLKLLENNANINELNPETLDNALIAAIGNGDEDIANLLLDKGINAKHKNKNNQSALHIASNFGLYNTVNRLLKTGLPVNDRDNGGNTPLMYAAASPNTYVTDLLIDNGAKLEDRNSDGETPLLIAARAGNTKTVDNLMKKGANPSVVDNKGNGAVMKAAVENNKYTLQNLLSKGLNPDLKNRKGYTPLMMTVQQGNTDITNDLLKAGADINAKDPIGNTPLMTATLSGDTPMVRELLKHKPNIQVKNKEDKNAFDLARDNGFAQLQRILGQNMKTFDDASIALFDKAAKNDTDGAVYAIKMGANPNARDKNTGNTPLFTAVANNYLYLTQSLIANGADVNIRNNLGNIPLIIAVTSADTAMVDTLIKAKSDVNAANKNGDTALIWATKLKNIDMVRLLLTAGADPNKKNNDGVSPYLIAYNENSDDILGLLQAAGGYK; encoded by the coding sequence GTGCCTGTAATACTGAATAATGATATTAACGGCTGGAATGCTTTCAGCAGCAAGGCTCTTTCATCAAATGGTGATGATTTTGGTATCATTATAGATTTTGCTGGTGGCGGTGTATATGAGATGCCGCAGGATGATGTTAAAACCTATTTAAGTAAATTTGCTCCACAGGATGCTTTTATTATAAAAGAGCTGATTCCAAGTAAAAATAATAAAGGCTTTACTAAAATGATAGCAGTTGATGCATCAGCTTTATATAATAAAGAAGAATTAAATCATCTTGTCCTGCTTAATGATTTAGATTTAGCCAACCAGTCACAAAATATGTATTCCTATCAATCTGAAATAAGAGAAACACCAAAAGTAGATGGTGATAAAACATTTAATAAAATAAATAAAAATGCTGTTGTGTTAGACAAACCGTTAATCACTGCTGCTACAAATGGGCAGTATGACAGGCTTTTAAAACTTTTAGAGAATAATGCAAACATTAATGAATTAAATCCTGAAACTCTTGATAATGCGTTGATTGCTGCTATTGGCAACGGTGATGAAGATATTGCAAACCTTTTACTTGATAAAGGAATAAATGCAAAACATAAAAATAAAAACAACCAGTCTGCCTTACATATTGCATCAAATTTTGGTCTTTATAATACAGTAAACAGGCTTTTAAAAACAGGACTTCCTGTTAACGACAGAGATAATGGCGGCAATACTCCATTAATGTATGCAGCTGCTTCGCCAAATACTTATGTTACTGACTTATTAATAGATAATGGTGCAAAACTAGAAGACAGAAACAGTGACGGAGAAACACCGCTTCTTATAGCTGCAAGAGCAGGCAACACAAAAACAGTTGATAATTTAATGAAAAAAGGTGCAAATCCATCCGTAGTTGATAATAAAGGCAATGGTGCAGTTATGAAAGCTGCTGTAGAAAATAATAAATATACTCTGCAAAATCTTTTATCAAAAGGGTTAAACCCTGATTTAAAAAACAGGAAAGGTTATACTCCGCTTATGATGACAGTGCAGCAGGGAAATACTGATATTACAAATGACCTTTTGAAAGCAGGTGCAGATATTAATGCAAAAGACCCTATAGGTAATACTCCACTTATGACTGCCACATTATCTGGGGATACTCCAATGGTGAGAGAGCTTTTAAAACATAAACCGAATATTCAAGTTAAAAATAAAGAAGATAAAAATGCTTTTGATTTAGCACGCGATAACGGATTTGCTCAACTTCAAAGAATACTGGGGCAGAATATGAAAACTTTTGATGATGCTTCTATTGCATTATTTGATAAAGCTGCAAAAAATGATACAGACGGTGCAGTTTATGCTATAAAAATGGGAGCAAATCCAAATGCAAGGGATAAAAACACAGGAAATACTCCACTTTTTACAGCTGTTGCAAATAACTACCTTTACTTAACTCAAAGTTTAATTGCAAACGGTGCTGATGTAAATATTAGAAATAATCTTGGCAATATACCATTAATTATTGCAGTTACTTCTGCAGATACTGCTATGGTTGATACACTAATAAAAGCAAAATCAGATGTAAATGCTGCAAATAAAAATGGAGATACTGCTCTTATATGGGCAACTAAATTAAAAAATATTGATATGGTCCGTCTGCTTTTAACTGCTGGAGCTGACCCAAACAAAAAAAATAATGACGGAGTTTCCCCTTATTTAATAGCATATAATGAAAACTCTGATGATATTTTAGGGCTTTTACAGGCAGCAGGCGGCTATAAATAA
- the modD gene encoding ModD protein has protein sequence MLYITDEIIDKIIKEDVPYSDITTEMLGIGEENGTISFYTRSEGVIAGAGLAGKIFTKLGCEILSEVKDGEKLSTGSLILKAKGKAEALHTGWKVSLNTLEYLSGIATLCREMVDIAHSVNQNIILAATRKSMPLSRELVTLAFQAGGVSAHRLGLSETVLIFKQHIEFIGGFDNIERVIKSSNHKMVEKKIILETENMQDSLKALHYDFIDGLQLDKLSPDEIKNIVKERNSINPKMLILAAGGINKGNIKEYAASEADVIVSSAFFHALPLDIKAVIERKK, from the coding sequence ATGTTATATATTACTGATGAAATAATAGATAAAATAATAAAGGAAGATGTACCTTATTCTGATATTACTACAGAAATGCTTGGCATTGGTGAAGAAAATGGTACTATTTCTTTTTATACAAGAAGCGAAGGTGTAATAGCTGGAGCAGGGCTGGCAGGAAAAATTTTCACAAAACTAGGATGTGAAATATTATCAGAAGTTAAAGACGGAGAAAAACTTTCTACAGGAAGTCTTATTTTAAAAGCAAAAGGGAAAGCTGAAGCACTGCATACTGGCTGGAAAGTATCTTTGAATACATTAGAATATCTTTCAGGTATTGCAACTCTTTGCAGGGAAATGGTGGACATTGCTCATTCAGTGAATCAAAATATAATACTTGCAGCTACAAGGAAATCTATGCCGCTTTCAAGGGAGCTTGTAACTCTTGCATTTCAGGCAGGTGGTGTTTCTGCTCATAGATTAGGACTTTCAGAAACTGTGCTTATCTTTAAGCAGCATATAGAATTTATTGGCGGATTTGATAATATAGAAAGAGTAATAAAATCATCAAATCATAAAATGGTGGAAAAAAAGATAATATTAGAAACAGAAAATATGCAGGACAGCTTAAAAGCTCTTCACTATGATTTTATTGACGGTCTGCAGCTTGATAAATTAAGTCCTGATGAAATAAAAAATATTGTAAAAGAAAGAAACAGCATAAATCCTAAAATGCTTATACTTGCAGCTGGTGGTATAAATAAAGGCAATATAAAAGAATATGCAGCATCAGAGGCAGATGTGATAGTATCATCAGCTTTTTTTCATGCGTTACCACTTGATATTAAAGCTGTAATTGAAAGAAAGAAGTAG
- a CDS encoding 4Fe-4S binding protein — MAKSEIKIYKERCKGCEICVVLCPAQVLDMQDFKVHIADIEKCTACMQCELRCPDFAIEVTRL, encoded by the coding sequence ATGGCAAAAAGTGAAATAAAAATATATAAAGAAAGGTGCAAAGGCTGCGAAATATGCGTTGTGCTTTGTCCTGCACAGGTGCTTGATATGCAGGATTTTAAAGTGCATATTGCAGATATAGAAAAATGCACAGCATGTATGCAGTGTGAGTTAAGATGTCCTGATTTTGCAATAGAAGTTACGAGGTTATAG
- a CDS encoding 2-oxoacid:acceptor oxidoreductase family protein yields the protein MRYDIRFSGSGGQGIITAGILLAQAAAIKGGKNAVQSQSYGPEARGGASKAEVIISDDEINYPKIVNPDIVISLTQEAYNKYAVDLKDDAVVIVDASMVHEYDNTKYTIYNVPVITTVSKELGSSVSANIAVLGVVNEICSIVKHEYLLDVIIDNFPARAAENNKKAYNIGIELAKKALGE from the coding sequence ATGAGATACGATATTAGATTTTCAGGCTCTGGTGGTCAGGGTATTATTACAGCAGGTATTCTTTTGGCTCAGGCTGCAGCTATAAAGGGCGGTAAAAATGCAGTGCAAAGCCAGTCTTATGGTCCAGAAGCAAGGGGCGGTGCCAGTAAAGCAGAAGTAATCATAAGTGATGATGAAATAAATTATCCTAAAATAGTAAATCCTGATATTGTAATATCATTAACACAGGAAGCTTATAATAAATATGCAGTTGATTTAAAAGATGATGCAGTAGTAATTGTAGATGCTTCAATGGTGCATGAATATGATAATACAAAATATACAATATATAATGTGCCAGTAATTACAACAGTTTCAAAAGAATTAGGCAGTTCAGTATCTGCAAATATTGCTGTTCTTGGAGTAGTAAATGAAATATGCTCTATTGTAAAACATGAGTATCTTTTAGATGTTATTATTGATAACTTTCCAGCTCGTGCTGCTGAAAATAACAAAAAAGCATACAATATAGGTATAGAACTGGCAAAAAAAGCATTAGGAGAATAA
- the bioD gene encoding dethiobiotin synthase yields MSKSIFITGTGTDIGKTYVSALIMKKMINENMNACYFKPVLSGAERRQGRIYAGDIEYVKEISGLNEDTKNMGSFIYEYPASPHLAAKLENKPFNMEKVVNSYNKLSEKYDYILIEGAGGIFCPFTDDYKPIYTKEIIKSLNTSCILVSNTGLGAINNAMLSVYYMRDKKIDIKGIIFNDYKDSLIEQENIKFITENSKLRLLAVVNHKDNNINIDLKNIFGE; encoded by the coding sequence TTGAGTAAATCTATATTTATAACAGGCACAGGGACAGATATAGGCAAAACTTATGTTTCTGCTCTGATTATGAAAAAAATGATAAATGAAAATATGAATGCCTGTTATTTTAAACCAGTTTTAAGCGGTGCTGAAAGAAGACAGGGCAGAATATATGCAGGGGATATTGAATATGTTAAAGAAATAAGCGGATTAAATGAAGATACTAAAAATATGGGCTCTTTTATTTATGAATATCCTGCATCGCCTCATCTTGCTGCAAAACTTGAAAATAAGCCATTTAATATGGAAAAAGTAGTAAACAGCTATAATAAATTATCAGAAAAATATGACTATATTTTAATAGAAGGTGCAGGTGGCATTTTTTGCCCATTTACTGATGATTATAAGCCTATTTATACAAAGGAAATTATAAAATCTCTTAATACTTCCTGTATTTTAGTTTCAAATACAGGACTTGGAGCAATAAATAATGCAATGCTTTCTGTATACTATATGAGAGATAAAAAGATAGATATAAAAGGCATAATATTTAATGACTATAAGGACAGTCTTATAGAGCAGGAAAATATAAAATTTATTACAGAAAATTCAAAGCTCAGGCTGCTTGCAGTAGTAAACCATAAAGACAATAATATTAATATTGATTTAAAAAACATATTTGGAGAATAA
- a CDS encoding 2-oxoacid:ferredoxin oxidoreductase subunit beta — MAYNYEEYIRKGRLPHIWCPGCGYGIIMKSMIRAIASMGWSKDETVIASGIGCASRLPGYLDFNTLHTTHGRSLAFATGIKLANPALKIVALGGDGDMSAIGGNHFIHACRRNIDMTVIIFNNNIYGMTGGQYSPTTPAGAKASTAPFGMLEPDFDLCKLAIAAGATFVGRSTSYHALPMEKLFKEAFSHKGLSVVEIITGCPTGFGRKNNQKTPASMLLWQKEHTVNKKMAENMSAEELEGKFITGILHHDTSKDEYVENYDKVTGFTLEHGGK, encoded by the coding sequence ATGGCTTATAATTATGAGGAATATATAAGAAAAGGCAGACTGCCGCATATATGGTGCCCCGGCTGTGGATATGGGATTATAATGAAATCAATGATTAGAGCAATAGCTTCTATGGGCTGGAGTAAAGATGAAACAGTTATCGCTTCAGGTATAGGCTGTGCAAGCCGCCTGCCCGGTTATCTTGATTTTAATACACTGCATACAACTCACGGCAGAAGTTTAGCTTTTGCAACAGGTATAAAACTTGCAAATCCAGCTTTAAAAATAGTTGCTCTTGGTGGCGATGGAGATATGAGTGCTATTGGCGGCAACCACTTTATACATGCATGCAGAAGAAATATAGATATGACAGTGATTATATTTAATAATAATATTTATGGTATGACTGGCGGTCAGTATTCGCCAACTACTCCTGCTGGGGCAAAAGCATCTACTGCACCTTTTGGTATGCTTGAGCCTGATTTTGATTTATGTAAACTTGCCATTGCAGCAGGAGCAACCTTTGTTGGCAGAAGCACATCTTACCATGCACTGCCTATGGAAAAACTTTTTAAAGAAGCTTTTTCGCATAAAGGTCTTTCCGTTGTGGAGATTATTACAGGCTGTCCAACAGGATTTGGCAGAAAAAATAACCAAAAAACACCTGCAAGTATGCTCTTGTGGCAGAAAGAACATACAGTTAATAAAAAAATGGCTGAAAATATGAGTGCGGAAGAACTAGAAGGTAAATTTATTACTGGCATTCTGCACCATGATACAAGCAAAGATGAATATGTAGAAAATTATGATAAAGTTACTGGGTTTACTCTGGAGCATGGAGGTAAATAA
- the fmt gene encoding methionyl-tRNA formyltransferase — MKKIVFMGTPDIAVPSLKALVENGFDIPLVITQPDKPKGRGQAVQFPPVKEYALTAGLEVYQPEKIKNNTEVMEKLKSISPDFFAVVAYGKILPQVVLDIPKTAPINVHFSLLPKYRGPAPVNWAIMNGEEETGVDTMLMDAGMDTGDILLTAKTHILKKNAGELADELAVTGAELLIKTLNEFDSIIPVKQDNNKAVKAPMMSKEMGLIDWSNNAVNIERMVRAFTPWPASYSMLDNKKVKIFKSEVAEICHNAVAGTVIDIEKDSFTIACGNNALKIFELQLEGKKRMDTKSFLAGYKLEKGSVLG; from the coding sequence ATGAAAAAAATAGTATTTATGGGGACACCTGATATTGCAGTCCCATCATTAAAAGCATTAGTTGAAAATGGATTTGATATTCCATTAGTAATTACTCAGCCAGATAAACCAAAAGGCAGAGGACAGGCAGTGCAGTTCCCACCTGTAAAAGAGTATGCATTAACTGCTGGTTTAGAAGTATATCAGCCTGAAAAAATCAAGAATAATACTGAAGTTATGGAGAAACTTAAAAGTATATCACCAGATTTTTTTGCTGTTGTAGCTTATGGAAAAATACTGCCGCAGGTTGTGCTTGATATTCCTAAAACTGCTCCAATTAATGTGCATTTTTCACTTCTTCCAAAATACAGAGGTCCTGCTCCTGTAAACTGGGCAATTATGAATGGGGAAGAAGAAACTGGTGTTGATACTATGCTTATGGATGCAGGTATGGATACTGGTGATATTCTTTTAACTGCGAAAACTCACATACTTAAAAAAAATGCAGGGGAGCTTGCAGATGAACTTGCAGTTACTGGTGCAGAACTTCTTATAAAAACATTAAATGAATTTGACAGCATTATACCAGTTAAACAGGATAATAACAAAGCTGTAAAAGCACCTATGATGAGTAAAGAAATGGGGCTTATTGACTGGTCAAATAATGCAGTAAATATAGAGAGAATGGTTAGAGCATTCACTCCATGGCCTGCAAGCTATTCTATGCTTGATAATAAAAAAGTAAAAATATTTAAAAGCGAAGTTGCTGAAATATGCCATAATGCAGTTGCAGGCACTGTTATAGATATAGAAAAAGACAGCTTTACTATTGCATGCGGAAATAATGCTTTAAAAATATTTGAGCTGCAGCTTGAAGGGAAAAAAAGAATGGATACTAAAAGCTTTTTAGCTGGTTATAAGTTAGAAAAAGGCAGTGTATTAGGTTAA